The stretch of DNA CCGtcattatgtttcacagaactatgacgttccctccctgaaacgactgttggagatcaggtggacaagccaccatgatgGGACCAAGTGCCTTGTGGAAAATCAGGATGCTATTATGAGTATCCGGTCCGGTGCTCAAACGGTGCCGGAACCAGTGCTTAAAGAATGTAAAAAACACACGTTTTCCAAAAAcctcttattttttttattttgatgtttttttttttaaatcaccatGTTAGCTTTTTTTGGCAATATTCGGCATCGCTTTTGGCTGATGGCATGCCCAGCGCAAGAGAAAACACGCTCAGAAGGTGTTGGGACACACAAGTACGTATTGGATAGGGCAGATAAGTTGGGCAGTGTATCCCTCTTACTCCACCACCAGGCCACAGGGTCTTGTCCAGGCGGAATTCTTTGCAGTCTTTTGTAGATGGCAAGTTCCTTTTGTACCTGCTCTGTGATGGAAGGGACTCTACCCGCTGTATGAGAAGCTGCATCCTCCTTAAGTTGTCTGTCCTCATCCTCAAACAGCTTTTCTAAGGCTGACTTCTGGACCTTTCTTGgctgaaaaacaaaaataagtagtGTGAGGATTGTCAAAACAACAAAGATCCCTTTTAGAATGTAGGACTACATGGTTGGATTAGAAAAACTCAGAAACTACATATTCTTCTGGCTTCTTCATCTCGGCGTCATCCATCACCCTGTCTGCTTGAGGGTCCTCTATGGGAGGCTATGGATacacaaataataaaaacattccttCAACATGGAAACTACATCATGCAGAAGGACAACGTTGTGCAGAAAATACCTGATCAACTGCTGCTGTGGCATTTGCAACTGCTGCCTTCTCCAACCTGTCCCAGATGTCAGCTGCCTCACCTTCATCTAGATTGCCTTTAAAACGTGGGTCCATCAGAGTGGCCTCCTTCAGAAATTTATGAAGGTTTTCATCCTTTAAAGAAAGTATATAATATAGAAGCGGATACTTAAATGCAATGCTACCCCTATATTTGTTAGTATTCATATGTTCTTCAGATACCTGATATCTGTTCTGCAGACTACCCCAGACTTTCCCTTTTATTGATGAGGTGAAAACAGTGTCTTCATCAGATTGTCTGAAATGTGTCTCCAGTTTCATCAGGATGGGGATGATTTGGCTGCATGTGGGCGACTTCTCACTTGGCACACACATGGTTGATGTGTACAGGACTTACATGCACTTAACAAACACCTCTGCTTTCGTTAGATCAGTGCACGTGAAGCCTTCTAGCCTGTGGAAAATTATTAACTATGTTTAAGGTAAACGATGAAATGAAATAATTTAGCTCTTACAAGTGATGCTGGTGTTGTccttctccattggcttcctcagACGTTGATCCAGAACAGCTGCCTGGATTGCATCCAACTGCTCCATAAATTTCTCCACCATCAGGAAGAGAGAGAGTTCCAGTGTGTTTTAATGCCAAGAATGACATTATGCTCTGGCAAATCTAAAGCACAGACGGACACAAATGTATTTTGAATTACTGTAAAAAAAGGTAATATGATTAACAATACATTTTGATGTGTAACTATGCTACTTACTCAGGAGTCGCTGCTTCTCTCTGAGCACAGTTTTGCTCAAGGATGAACGCTGGAGCCACACCACAACTGAGCGGATTTTGGCACACCAGCTGGAAACTGCAGGAATGTCGTACACCTTTTGTGCTGCTAGGTTTAGGGTATGAGCAAAGCATCCCACTTTCAGAAAGTCCAAGTTTTCCAAAGCAACATCCATGTTGCTGGAGTTGTCTACAGTGGCAGCAATTACTTTCTGTCCTAAGTTAAACTGCTCCACAACGCTTGATATTTCATTAGCCACTACCAGACCTGTTTGTGACTCATAAACTGCTTCAGTGCTTATCACATTCTGCACCATCCTGCCTTTGTAGATGTAATGAACCGTGACTGTGAGGAAATGGTCCTGAGCagcactaaccctaacccgacTCTCTCTGATGTTCAGTTGAGAAAACCTCCCAGGGTGTGAATTACACAGAGCCCAGTGacacggggtggggggtggggtctattttgccttggcCTCCAAAATGCCTTGCTACGGCCCTgtggactgagttttgaaggtgatctgaattgtatcaaatatatGAATATTGCTTGCTTATAAATTATTTCTTTAGGTAAAAGCtgcagtgggataaatctacctacattttccttTTTAAGCTGCTTGTTTAGTTTTCTAGTTTTATGGGACTaatttcctgtcccgtctgtgtctgatcttcctgcgtctcctctcaaTTATCTAGAAAAACTCTTTCCTGGCTTCCTACTTTTATACTAAGCGGATCAAAGGGATCTACCAGGCGCGACACTAGTGTGCACTGCAAGGCTGCGCCATGAGGTGAAGTCACCTGAGGACAGGTGAGCTCCTCCTCAGCAGCTGACTGCGTCAGGCacgaataaaaaacagaaaatgatCGGACATGAACGGTCGTGGGTTAATTAGATTTTTTGGGTTGCGCCACGTTGTCAATACGCCGTGCGCAGGACGCAGTTGCCTGGAGCGCATCAAAGATCAGCGCTGTTCCTCCTCTCTGCTCAAGAATCCCCGGTGCCCCGACTCCCGAGACGTCATACAGATACACAGCCCTGGGTGTGGACGTTGAGGGCTTCCAGCTCCGCCGTAATTCTAGCTCTGCTCGGACATTTTCTTCAATAtgacacagccccccccccccccccttctcattTATGTTGTTTTTGACAAAAACAGCTCTGCTGCTCCATAATGATGCATTTTAAACATTGGTGTTGTGTTATTGTAATATGTTATAATtgagataaataataaaatatgacaaaaaaTTTCAAAATGTGGGACAAAATGACTTATAAGCCAACATTTTGgaaaaaaaacatacatttttcacattttctgaAAGAAATACGTTGGTTCAGgttaaagttcatttttattacatacaAAGTTAAAGAAAGGGGCGTTCAGGTGCTGCTGTTGATGTTAACACTGGAGCGTGCTGCACAACAACAAGGTCCAGACTGAGATAAATGCATTAAAGTTAGGCTCCGCCCATTTGGGTTACTATGACCACCAGTGCCTACTACTACTTCTTCTTTCACCCCGCCCACGTGATCATTTGAAGTGACGTCATAAAGGCTCAGAGTTCTATTATCTAGCATCAGCCAGCTCCCACTTCATTAGCAGCCGACTGCTGGTGTGAGACACATCGACTCTCTGAGACAATAATCTTTTACAACCTCAAACCTTTTTTCTGAGTTGGATAAAAGACCAAGAGCCTCTAGAATCATGTCTATTCTACATTTTTCATCTGAGGAGCTCCAGCGGGAATTATCTGGGTGTAAACACCCCAAAATTTATTTTTCCCATATGGCGCTCTTGGAGCAAGTCCAGTCTCAGCTTTTAATCACGGAGACATGGTTAAGTGATGAAAAGCAGCAAACATTACAAGCAGAGACTGAATTGGAAAAATACAACGACATAATTGCCgtcctggaacaagaactggacATTTATCAAGACAATGCAGAGACCTGCAAGGTCACCCAGCAGGCTTTAGAGACCAAACTAAAGAAGAAAGCAACTGTGTgtgaaaatctgcaaaatcttttAAAGCAGGAGTCCCAGCTGAGACGTAGATTTGAACAGGGGAAGATAAACGACCAGATTAGGAACAAAGTTTATCAGAAACTAAGAGAAGAAATTAATGAACTGAAAGAGGGTCTGGATTACTACCAGCTTAACGCTGAGACCTGCAAAACTACAATTCAGGCTTTGGAAATTCAGTTGGAGGAAAAACTAAATGTTTCTGAAAGTTTGCAAACCCAGTTAGGACTGGAGTCAGAGCTGAGACTGCAGTTGGAAGAGGAGAAACAGAATAAAGACTCACTCACCGAGGCTTTCTATGAACAAATCAGAGATTTAGAGATTATAAACTGTGTTCTGGTAGACGAGATGAAAAGTATCTTCTCTGAGACGAACGAGGCAGAGGAGAAGCTTTCTGAGGAGGACGGAGAAAAGGCTTCTCTCTGTGGGGAATGTGAACCCAGTTCAGAGGACGAAACTCAGCTGGCACCGAGTCTCAGATTAGCTGGGCCAGTCCAGCAGGAGTCGTCTGGATGTCGGCATCCAACTTTCGATTCCCTTTTCCAGACAGTCGGCTCCGAACACCTACGGCTGTCTCGCCTGGACACAAGTCTCAGTGACCAAGCTGAAATAAGCTCAACGGTAGAGAGCGAGTGTAAAAAATCCCGAACTCTGATTGATGAACTCAAACAGAAACTGGATTATTACCGAGGTAATGCAGAGTCctgcaacaaaatgatgcagGAGGTAAActtacagctgaaggagaaagataATCTGCTGGAAAACCTCCAAAAGCGGCTCAGACGGGAATCTGAGCTGCTGAGATCCAAGTTTGATCAGCAGCAGAAAATCCAGCGGAACAAAGACAACGTTTATGAGAAATTAAAGGTAGAAATTAGTGAACTGGAAGAGGGACTGGATTACTACCAGAGTAATGCAGAAACCTTCAAAATTACAATTCAGACTCTCAAAACTCAGCTGGAGGAACGAGAACATCTGATTGAAGACCAGCAACAGCGTTTAAAACAGGAGTCAGAGCTGAAACTCCGACTGGGACAGGAGATTCAGAACAAGGACTCGTTCAACGAGGACTTAGAGACACAAATTAGAGATCTGGAGAAAATCAACCATGATCTCTCAGAACAACTGGAGACCTTTAACTCCAGGAAGAACACGCCTGAGCCAGACGAGAAGCTgtctgaggagctggaagccTTTACGTACCAGCTGGTAGAGGAAGCTTCTCTATGTGAACCTCAGGAACAAACTTCTGAGAGTCTGGAGCCTGACGAGGATTACGAGATGGGACATGATGTTTGCCCTCCACCTGAAGAACAGATAGATTCAGTGGAAGCAAACAGAAGTCTTCATGAAAATGCGCCTTCCCCCAAAGACAGCGTTCCACAAACAGTCAGGAACCAGAACGTTTCATTGTGGAGGCGCTTCAAGAAGTTTTTCACTCCGGCGTGTCTACGGAAACATAAAGTTAGGCCTGAAATTAGCATCTGACCCCCAAAACACTCGGGCTTCATGATGACGTCACGGGTTTAAACCCCAGCTGTGACCTCACGAAAACTAGCATTAGCATTCTCTAAATTTAGACATTtttgtgagagtgagtgagtgagtgagtgagtgaataacTAATCTTAGATGCAACACCCCCTTAGAGCATGTAACCTAGGCAACGCCGGAGCGGCAGAGCTCCAGCGTCACACAGGGGTTCACAACGACACAGGTGGGGAGCGAGGGTGCAAAACCAGAGGGACAGAGATACCAGAGAGCAGAAGTTTGCCTGCAACctcttttattaactaaataaaAGCCCGTCTAAAATATACAACTAAAAGTTTGAGTCCATAAAAACAGTTTAAAACGTTCTTCAAAAAGACCCCAAAAGATAGTTGGGCTCCTCCCAGATCCACAACGTCACGAACAGGATGGGAAAGGCGGcgtcccggtgtcggtacagtatctgctcgggtgcaagatcggctcggggtccttcgactgccgatgacgtcaaagtacggcaaacccactcggacaaaatacactacacagctatactgttggaaagaatttagcagtttcgttattaaaataatgtttcttaagacgtaagtttgtgtttataatagtatttgtaaaataaaacactatatttgattcatgttgaactcctctttgagcacatcccttgaaggatcataggtattagcaacacctgtgaaattgtatttgcaggaaagaagtgtgtcccgtttattgaagtatttgtgtttagagtttttgatgtcttgtccagcgccgtctgcttcagagccagagggagcgacgtctgcttcggggcccggggacgtgggagcgtctgcttcggggcccggggacgtgggagcgtctgcttcggggcccggggacgtgggtgcgtctgcttcggggctcgagccgggtgcgtctgcttcggggctcgagccgggtgcgtctgcttcggggctcgagccgggtgcgtctgcttctggaccaccgctgaggcgaggtgcgatgcgtccacctggaccaccgctgaggcgaggtgcgatgcgtccccttggaccaccgctgaggcgaggtgcgatgcgtccccttggaccaccgctgaggcgaggtgcgatgcgtccccttggaccaccgctgaggcgaggtgcgatgcgtccccttggaccaccgctgaggcgaggtgcgatgcgtccccttggatcaccgctgaggcgaggtgtgaCTCAGACGCAGGTCTCCGAGTAGGGGCCTCTGAGATAGGCGGCACCACTCTGGCCTCAGGAGAGTGCTGGTGATGGCGTTGTCGTCTACGATGAGCACGACTCCTAGGAGGTGCGGGGGTGACGTCAACAGGTGCGGAGGAAGTgatacagcccaccggagatgaagtggtggcgctgtcagaacctggtgagggtgtggtggTGTACTCCATCTGAGAAACTGAGGTGGCATCAATATGCATAGGAGAGATTGAAATGAATCCGGTTCTGATGGTCTGAGATGGGGAGTTGATGCAGTCCGGAtcaggtgagggtgtggcggtgtgacacatcggagaggaagtggtggccctgtcaggacctggtgagggtgtggcggtgtgacccatctgagatgctgaggtggcatcagcgaccggtggaggaggatctcggccaaaagtgcggagaagcaatgcagcaaagtcccaaaaagacACAGCCTTAAGATCCTCTATGTCGAAACGGTCAGCAACCCACCGCATGGCTTTACCCCTCAACCAGAGCACCATATACGACACCTTGTTGAACTCTGAAGATTCCAAGTCCAAACAACGGGCACAGTCCCGAATGAAACCCATACAAAGGTCTGGATCACCGTCATAATAGAACATCTCCTGTGTACCtggagttcctgctgggtcctgttctggtcggtccattctgtcacgatgcggtggtgtggacccaaaatgcagtacccaggatgacacggaggcagggatgaagattttaaataaaaagtctttattttgtgggtgagccaaaaaccaaggtaatccaaactgggagtcaaaatccaaaaagccaaAAATCCCAAAGGTCAAAGAGCAGATTATTATCTGGGAATCAAGAAACTctggttaaacacagagggactaaactgacagaatcaacaaacattaatggaccgacaagaacacagagacagacagggcttaaatacactgggaggagcaatcagggaaaatggcagcaggtgtgtgaagtgagagctggagggaagacaggtgaacctaataatcaaaatgggaaacagaaacagagggccaaataaccctaagaaactaagacaccaaaactaaacctaaaggctgcaggaaggactaacacacacacacacacacacaccaatgtacttatatataaacaggaaaggggaatggacaagcacacacacacacacacacacacacacacacacacacacacacacacacacacacacacacacacacacacacacacacacacacacacacacacacacacacacacacacacaaacactgagcaggagactgaatctcacacacacgttgagctggggacaaagaagctggggactacaaggacacagaatgtaaatgagacctggaggacctggggatgaatgagatgacacaagacctgggaggaatagacttaaaggactacaaacataagacactaaactgacacgcagaaaaggacacatgagggcgccaaagagctacaacataagacacataacagggatgcagacaaggacacatgagggcactaagagagcacaaggggagaacctggagtggagcacaagaggagctggggaacaaagggacacaagagggaatctagagagggatggaggacaccaggaggcacataaaggagggggcagatgcagaccatgacatcgggcttaaggaagtggaggaagtcctttcttgatacttcctgtgtgcgacggtgtaattctatattcattaattattatttctgtttcagactaaaaaaactCCTGTACCAACTACACatgtgtcgtgattgtgttgagcatgtagatgtgaacaaataaaaaaagttaactgaaaaaaaataaaaatgaaaataaaaaaacccaaaatgataggggggcttgtgattattttagggaggCTGAAGCCCCCTAAAACGGGCCTAACaacgttaaagttaaagtcccattagttgtcacacacactgatgtgtgtgcgaaatttgttctccgcatttgacccatcccctgggggagcggtgagctgcagacacagccgcgctcgggaaccatttggtggtttaatcccccaatccaaccccttaatgctgagtgtcaagcagggaggcattgggtcccattttttcaaagtctttggtatgacccgaccaggaatcgaacccctgatctcccagtctcagggcggacactctaccactaggccactgaactgGTCACGTCAGTAGTTTGGAGCAGAAGAAGACTTTTTTGCCCAAAGTAAAAGTTGTAGTATGTAGAGCAGCTAAATATTGACCATCATGCATGATTTTGTGTCAACAGagtttacagtgtaggagctattGAAATCTGTTAGTTGGAAAGAAATCACCAAAATCAtaagtacaaataaataaataaataaaaggtgcaGACTGTAGATAATGTAAGTGCTAATTATTCGGCGTTACTTTGGTGTCACTAACATTTTCAATGTAGAAAATATAGATAATTATAAGGTCTAAAAAATAACTGTATCCAATAATA from Nothobranchius furzeri strain GRZ-AD chromosome 5, NfurGRZ-RIMD1, whole genome shotgun sequence encodes:
- the LOC107373008 gene encoding uncharacterized protein translates to MCVPSEKSPTCSQIIPILMKLETHFRQSDEDTVFTSSIKGKVWGSLQNRYQDENLHKFLKEATLMDPRFKGNLDEGEAADIWDRLEKAAVANATAAVDQPPIEDPQADRVMDDAEMKKPEEYPRKVQKSALEKLFEDEDRQLKEDAASHTAGRVPSITEQVQKELAIYKRLQRIPPGQDPVAWWWSKRDTLPNLSALSNTYLCVPTPSERVFSCAGHAISQKRCRILPKKANMVI
- the LOC139070169 gene encoding myosin heavy chain, clone 203-like, with translation MALLEQVQSQLLITETWLSDEKQQTLQAETELEKYNDIIAVLEQELDIYQDNAETCKVTQQALETKLKKKATVCENLQNLLKQESQLRRRFEQGKINDQIRNKVYQKLREEINELKEGLDYYQLNAETCKTTIQALEIQLEEKLNVSESLQTQLGLESELRLQLEEEKQNKDSLTEAFYEQIRDLEIINCVLVDEMKSIFSETNEAEEKLSEEDGEKASLCGECEPSSEDETQLAPSLRLAGPVQQESSGCRHPTFDSLFQTVGSEHLRLSRLDTSLSDQAEISSTVESECKKSRTLIDELKQKLDYYRGNAESCNKMMQEVNLQLKEKDNLLENLQKRLRRESELLRSKFDQQQKIQRNKDNVYEKLKVEISELEEGLDYYQSNAETFKITIQTLKTQLEEREHLIEDQQQRLKQESELKLRLGQEIQNKDSFNEDLETQIRDLEKINHDLSEQLETFNSRKNTPEPDEKLSEELEAFTYQLVEEASLCEPQEQTSESLEPDEDYEMGHDVCPPPEEQIDSVEANRSLHENAPSPKDSVPQTMQHPLRACNLGNAGAAELQRHTGVHNDTGGERGCKTRGTEIPESRNPQRHEQDGKGGVPVSVQYLLGCKIGSGSFDCR